One bacterium DNA window includes the following coding sequences:
- a CDS encoding NUDIX hydrolase, with protein sequence MLKRLGVRVWRWLPGWTRGALTWCLNAHFIVGAVAIIENGEGGVLLARHTYRRDAPWALPGGWVQRGEDPSNTIVREILEETGLTVEVLAPLAVQRESPRHLTIVYSARLAGGTFRASVEVSAVRFAPPGAWPVDLRDDHRALIEQFVHHRGVGRP encoded by the coding sequence ATGCTGAAGCGGCTCGGCGTCCGGGTCTGGCGCTGGCTGCCCGGCTGGACGCGGGGCGCGCTCACGTGGTGCCTGAATGCGCACTTCATCGTCGGCGCCGTCGCCATCATCGAGAACGGCGAGGGCGGCGTCCTCCTCGCCCGCCACACCTACCGGCGGGATGCCCCGTGGGCGCTGCCCGGCGGCTGGGTGCAGCGCGGGGAGGACCCGAGTAACACGATCGTCCGGGAGATTCTCGAAGAAACCGGCCTGACCGTCGAGGTGCTCGCCCCGCTCGCCGTGCAGCGGGAAAGCCCGCGCCACCTCACCATCGTCTACTCAGCCCGCCTCGCAGGCGGCACGTTTCGCGCCAGCGTCGAGGTCTCCGCAGTGCGCTTCGCGCCGCCGGGCGCCTGGCCGGTCGACCTTCGTGACGATCACCGTGCGCTGATCGAGCAGTTCGTCCATCATCGAGGCGTCGGGCGCCCGTAG
- a CDS encoding methyltransferase domain-containing protein has translation MAQSLYTPDELAPLPTSAAEMALGLGNPVRYAGLRPGDTILDLGSGGGIDTLLAALQVGPSGKAIGLDMTPVMVEKARAHARAMGASNVEFIEGRMEDIPLPAGAVDAVISNGVINLVTSKGKLFREIFRVLRPGGRLVFSDSVIDGALPKEVLENEAAYAG, from the coding sequence GTGGCGCAGAGCCTCTACACGCCGGACGAACTGGCACCGCTCCCCACGTCCGCGGCGGAGATGGCGCTCGGTCTCGGAAACCCCGTCCGCTACGCGGGTCTGCGGCCCGGAGACACCATCCTGGATCTCGGGAGCGGCGGCGGCATCGACACGCTGCTTGCGGCGCTCCAGGTCGGCCCTTCCGGGAAAGCGATCGGTCTCGACATGACGCCGGTGATGGTTGAGAAAGCACGGGCGCACGCGAGGGCGATGGGAGCCTCGAACGTCGAGTTCATCGAAGGGCGCATGGAGGACATCCCGCTGCCCGCTGGTGCCGTAGACGCGGTGATCAGCAACGGCGTCATCAATCTCGTCACATCGAAGGGGAAACTCTTTCGCGAGATCTTCCGCGTGCTTCGGCCGGGTGGCCGGTTGGTGTTCTCCGATTCCGTGATCGATGGTGCGCTGCCCAAGGAAGTGTTGGAGAACGAGGCCGCCTACGCAGGTTGA
- a CDS encoding stalk domain-containing protein yields the protein MPAVLVGGRTMVPLRIVSQALGADVLWDAATSTVRITSQTAVKVTPSPTFAPHPPQTISTANPGRNPNWRPAVPVRVTFTEHFASGRAPEVDLRPIIMRRALAVRDQGNRGTCTVFATTFLIEYQRAAMTSAHGSAAALSEEYLN from the coding sequence GTGCCGGCGGTGCTCGTCGGCGGCCGCACGATGGTCCCGCTTCGTATCGTGAGTCAGGCGCTCGGCGCCGACGTGCTATGGGACGCGGCCACGTCCACCGTGCGGATCACGAGCCAGACGGCTGTGAAAGTCACGCCGTCGCCGACGTTCGCACCACATCCGCCGCAGACAATCTCCACGGCCAACCCCGGACGCAACCCCAACTGGCGACCCGCGGTACCGGTCCGTGTCACCTTCACAGAGCACTTCGCCTCCGGTCGCGCGCCGGAGGTCGACCTTCGCCCCATCATCATGCGCCGCGCCCTCGCCGTGCGCGATCAGGGGAATCGCGGCACGTGCACCGTGTTTGCGACGACGTTTCTGATCGAGTACCAGCGGGCCGCGATGACCAGCGCACACGGGAGCGCGGCTGCGCTGTCGGAGGAGTATCTCAACTGA
- a CDS encoding copper amine oxidase N-terminal domain-containing protein: MVAAQTELLHRRLVGAVLMAALCAGLTSQTIAQTPTRSVRVLVDGGVVQFDQAPVITKGRVLVPLRGAFERLEATVAWASASQTVLAQHGATRVALRIGSTGASVNELRSFWTCRRCSSAAARWSRFVS; the protein is encoded by the coding sequence ATGGTGGCGGCGCAGACGGAGTTACTCCACAGGAGGCTCGTCGGTGCTGTCCTGATGGCGGCATTGTGTGCAGGCCTCACCTCACAGACAATCGCGCAAACCCCGACGCGGTCCGTCCGGGTTCTTGTTGACGGCGGTGTTGTCCAATTCGATCAGGCGCCGGTGATCACGAAGGGAAGGGTCCTCGTTCCTCTGCGCGGTGCCTTCGAACGCCTGGAAGCGACGGTCGCCTGGGCTTCGGCGTCGCAGACGGTGCTTGCGCAGCACGGCGCAACCCGTGTTGCCCTCAGGATCGGGTCAACAGGGGCGTCCGTAAATGAGCTCCGCAGTTTTTGGACGTGCCGGCGGTGCTCGTCGGCGGCCGCACGATGGTCCCGCTTCGTATCGTGA